The DNA sequence caaacggctgaactgtttttttttcgccttatgCGTTTTAagtggtatgccatgttggttgttgtcgtgcgaaatgaaagacattgatgacatgcacccccatgcagttagaatggtacattcaactatgacgttcatagtcgactagggggtatagtcgactatagtcgaatcagcgactattgcaggtcacccctactggAGACAACAATGTAATGTCTCATTGCTTGAAGTACAAATGTTCCTACAAGCACCCTTGGATTTTTGACCTCGTTGGCAGGTGTATGGGAAGCCTGCAGTTCTTTTCTAAAGGTGTCTCGGTGACTTTGCCACATTCTTACAGAAATCACACTGAAGCAGAGAGAATTATAAATGTGATAATTGCTGGGGAAAGTGCCCTCAAGTTTAAATGATTTAATCATTCTTTTTTATTTCTGTATATTGATTTATTTCCGATCTCATATGGGTAGCAGATTTATTCAAATGTCCACACATTTAAATATGAGTGCAGTGCTTTGGCTTTGAATTGGCACGTGGCatgcatatttatttttatcagGCCACGCCATCTGTGGGGATTCCAAAGTGATGAAATGAAAGGAAAGTCCTAATTAAAGCTCCTTTGAAGTGCGCTGACCCTATTCCACTTTGCTTTGTGCTCAGCCTGCCAGAATTGCAGCAACTCTgggtgatccagcaagcaggcGGTCTCTCTTTCCTCTGAAAGCGAGGACGGCCATTCCAGCGCCTGCTCTGAGCTGATTTGCAATGACAAAATTCACCTAGTCTTACGCCATTTCCTTTGTTTCCAACTAAGGCCAGCTTGACCTTCTTGGCTTGGTCAGAATACATTTCTTAACGTGGCCGTTGGGTGGTCTTTGGAGGGTAATGCAGTGAACCACAGTTTTGACCTGTCTCACTATCGGCCATCTTCCATGTTTtgacctgtctcactctctttcatCCTCCAGGCATCGGCAAGAACGTCATCTGTGACCGCACGGCCACGCCGCTGGACGCCTTCCGCATGATGTCGGCGGCGCAGTATTACCCCAAGCTGCTGAGCATCATGGGAAACGTGCTGCGCTTCCTGCCGGCGTTTGTGCGCATGAAGGAGCTGCTGGAGGAGGGCTACGTGGGAGAGCTGCTGGTGTGCGAGGCGCAGGTGCACAGCGGGAGCCTCCTGGGCAAGAAGTACAACTGGAGCTGCGACGAGCTGATGGGCGGCGGCGGGCTGCACTCAGTGGGCAGCTACATCATCGACCTGCTGACCTTCCTGACGGGCCGGCGCGCCGCTAAGGTGCACGGCTTCCTCAAGACCTTCGTCAAGCAGACGGACCACATCAGGGGCATCCGGCAGATCACCAGCGACGACTTCTGCACCTTCCAGATGGCGCTGGAGGGCGGAGCCTGCTGCACCGTCACTCTCAACTTCAACGTGCCCGGCGAATTCCggcaggaggtggtggtggtgggcgcGGACGGCCGCCTCACGGTCAGCGGCGCCGACCTGTATGGGCAGAAGAACAGCGGCGAGGTGGGACGGGAGCTGCTCCTCAAGGACTGCACGCCGCTGGGCGACGCCCTGCTGCCGGACAAGGCCTTCAGCGACATTCCCTCACCTTACCTGACGGGCACCATCCACATGGTGCAGGCCGTGCGACAGGCCTTCCAGGACCAGGACGACCGGCGCACCTGGGACGGACGGCCGCTCACCATGGCCGCCACGTTCGAGGACTGCCTGTACGCGCTGTGTGTGGTGGACGCCATCAAGAAGTCCAGCAAGTGCGGCGAGTGGCAGAACATCGTGGTGATGACGGAGGAGCCCGAGGTGAACCCGGCCTACCTGATCAGCGAGGCCATGCGACGCAGCCGGATGTCGCTGTACTGCTAGAGCTGCTTGGGAAGTGGCGAAACAAGCATGTGGtacggagaaagagagagagagagaagagaaacagaatcagacagagagagagagaaggtggacCGGAGAAATGTAGTACACCATGGGCTGTTGCATTCTGTGTTATTCTCAACCACGTTTACTTGCTTTGTTGGGTATGTGATGAAAGAGATGCCCAGCAATATGCTCCCAGCTTTCTTTGAACAGCCTTGCTCTTGGGTTTAATCCCAGCGAATGCATAGAGGACGACCAAGTAGAAACTGTGCGACAGCTTGGTTTCGTCATTGGAGAATCCCACTCCAGGAACACATGTAGCCATGACCACTGTGGCTCTATCCATCCAACGTGGAGATGATGGAGATATTCAAATGCAATGAGCTCGAATGCTTCTgtcctgtgtacatgtgtgtttgtgcgtgaaTGTGTGATTGTATGTATATAGAGCTGTACAAAAGTCCTAAAAATCAATTGTTTGGCTGGTAGGCCTTATAGAGAGGAATTCCCCACTAGTCAAATATGCAATAATTCAGCCTAAGACCCCTTGTATACGAGGGCCTGGCTTTTTAAAGCGGTGTTTGCTGAGGACAGCATAAGTCTTGCATGCTGACGTGAGTTTGCTCCCCTTCACTGGATGGATTAGAATGGCAGTACTAGCctgtgtgtttcagctcctgttTGGGGCTGAGTGCTTATCTGAGCGACCCTTTACTTGCAAGCCTTGCTGAGAGTGTGGACACAGGGAATCCAATTAGTCTCTGGTTAGCATTGTGTGCACAGGTGCACCGGCAAACATGGAACCTGACCATGAAGCAAGGACCAAAACAGCTACGATAAATATGACATAAGCAAACAAGTTCAGATGTGCAGAAATACAATGTAAAGCAAAATTGTAAAAaaattgcttttgtttttttttttgttattgacTTACATAATCATGAATCTTATTGCATAGCTCAACATAAAACCTTTTGATCTGTTACATAGCAGACTTTCTCACACCTGTGTGCTCTGGAGGAGGTCGGGTCAGGTCCACAGTCAGGTCTGGTGATGGGCCAAACAGCTTTATATGTGCAGCTTCATATCACTGGCATTGCATGTTTTTGAGGGCTAAACACAGCTGGAGTTAAGTTCAAACACCCGTCTACCAAAATATATGTAAGTGATCCGAGAGGTGCTAGATGATATGAACTAATGTACTGTATTCACATGATGTTATTCCCAAATTTTTCATAGTACACATTTttcaaaacattaaaaaatatcTGTGCTCAAAATATTACCtgttattaaaataataataatattttagcAAAGATAGGCTTAGTTCTCACATTGACCTACAAGCCAAAAGATagatttttatttgtatttttatggTTTTGTTAAGTGTCGTTAAGGTATTACAAATCTCAAGTATTCACCATAACTTTACCCGTCATCCATTGTCCTGTGGCTGTACGGTGTTGACAGCATATCACTGTCATGACATGTGTGATACACCAGTGACATGTGGCTGTCATGAgttattgtttaaaaaaaaaaaaacgttcaaACTAAACACAACTATGATGCAAATGACTGGATTGTAGtaatttaatattaatattagtcACTGTGTCATGCATGTTCATAATTTTTCAGTACCTCTTACTGCTGTAAACATTGGTGACAGCTTATTGTACTGTTATATTAGCCACATGGCTAATTCATGTAAATCATCACAGAAATTTATTTTGAGAAATTCATTTTGCCATTTTTATCATATCaattgtttgtttggttggtttTTTTACATTTGAAAACACCTTCTGTATATATAACACATTTTTATACATGCTATGTGTAATATAgacatatttatttttgttttttgaatgttTCACATCAAATCAGGAATTGTATGTATTgctagagagaaacagagaggccTTTCGAGTATGCACTTCTCCGTGAGGGGTACAGCACTTCCACTGTGATGCTACTGTTAGAGTGCGGGATATCCCGTTTCCCTCCACATAAGAGCATCTGTGTTAATGCCTTTCATTCAAAAGGCAGCGATTACATGAGTGCACCCAAGAATGTCAGACACACTGTTCTTTTCCAGAGGCACAATGATAGTGTTTGGTAGAATATTCAATAACATGAATTCATTTTTTaacacaaaaaaattataattgtgCAAAAATGCCATTTTACTGCTGAATATACTGTTTTGTCTTTTGATTATATGTAAATATTCTCCTGTTTTTTTCAATGATCTTATTTGATTGCCTGCGTGCTAGTCCCATCATGCTAGAGACACCAGGCAAGGGGGGGTTTCCGGGTCACTCAGTCCTTCACATTTGTACTTTATAAAATGGGAAAATCTAACATCCGTGAGAATGTGAATGGTGCTTTTCACCTCTTGATTCTGGTCTGAATGTTTTTGCAATGATATAAGGCTGTTAATTTAAGGGCTTCATTAACTGTGGCGCTGTCTCATGATGGGCCCGTTAAATGAAGAGTGGGCATAACCTGTAGCCTCCATCAGTTCAGCTCTTTAATTACATTTCCCTATAGGTCCTTTTCCAGATTGACTGAACTGCTGCAAATGTTTGTCTTCTAAAGAGAGAAATGGGGCCCAAGATTGAAGCATCATGCCAGGAGTGTTTGAGACCTAATCCAGTTTGTGCCTATTGCTAACTCTGGACCAATCAGAATTATGAGTGCCCATCATCAAAACAGCCTTTAACGACCAACTTTACAGGTGCATTTGTGGGTGTTGTTCATTTATGCAGTTATGCAGAAATAACTGATAATAGATACATATCTAACATATCTAATATGAAGCAGTTACTCATTTCCTAAAACTCATATTGCTAGTTTTTTTAATTCTTTCTATTATATAAGCAAGCTTGTGCCCATCTGCGTTGTCATGACGTCGATCGGTGTGTAGATTAATGTTAGATGAATGTTAGATTAATCCAGAGACAATTACAACATTGACCACAAATCACAGCCAGATATTCTAAAATTATGGTTAAAAACTAGGAAAATATCGAAGAGGAATATCCTTTTCTTCACTTTAAATATTTTGGCCACACTTCCTCCTAAAGTTTCAacctgaaaaaaatattttggtcTAAAAAACATTACTACATCATGTGACTAAGAATAATGTGTTTCGACCACAGATAATCTGTCCTTATGGAATTTCTACATCAGTGTACATAAGCGGATAGGGAAATTCTTTTGTTTTTCATGTGAGTTTTTACACCAGTCATAAAGCTGCAGTCATGTTGCCAGTTACTGTTCTACGCCTGACCTGCTTGTTTCTAATATATACACATTTACAATCCCAAAAAAAACTTGGGATTACAAATGGAAATCCCAAATGGAACAAATGGAAACATTTAGGGTGCATGTATACATTGGTGCTCACGGGTGCTGCCTGTCtgttgtgtgtctatgtgtgtgtgtgtgcgcgggggggggggggtatgtggcTGTGGGCGTCTGCTGATGGGTGGACTTTCTGAATGGCCTGCAAGAAGTCTGGGAGCACAAAGGCTTCCAGAGTTGTTGCTTCCAGTTAAATGAGGAGTTGAGGAAATGGAGAGTCAGAGAGGAAGAGTGGATTTTTACCTAAACTTGGGAGGCACCGAATCTAGAGACTTCTTCTGACATGCAAGGCTGCTACTGTACTGCCAATGTAATATGGGTTGTCGCACCTAGGAAAGGTGAAAGGTAGTGGTAGGATCTTTGGCTGTTTTGTCATGGCTTTTGACTCTATTGGGAAAGctgacaggagaggagaggagtctGTTGACAGGGTGGTgttgggcacacacacacagcccaactCCCTGTCCTCCATGCAGTATACATCTCTTGCTGAAGGGTTGGTGGGTGGAGGGACCTTAGTACCGGGGGTTCTGGGTGTTCACTTTGAAAGGACACAGAGCTCAAAGAGGTGCTTTTTGTGCACCCTCAGACAGTTTCCTAGCAACCGGCTGCCACAGGGCCAAATGGGGTTGGTCTTAACTGTTTTCTCCTCGTCATGTCTTCCCCTGCTGCTcttttctccctgtgtctcctgcTTTTCTCCGTCTCTCGCTTGTCTCCCACtcttctcactgtctcactcacTCCTCTCTTCGTATTTTCTCCACATACGTGGCTGGAAATTCATTGATTTGAGGTGCCCTCAAGGTAAAATTCAGGTCATATAGATATTTTATCATCAGTTTTCAAAGCAGTTAAAGACAGATGTttaaaattgttgttgttgtccaATTGGCATAAAAAAGACCAGTTAGTTGGCTTGCAAGGTTTCTGAAGTGATACTGTAGCCGTTCAACTCAGAATTCTATTaaagattgaaaaaaaaaatctcagttGGTTTACTGGCTTTGAGTCAGTATTTCAGTTCTGTCTGAATAGTTTCTTCAAATCTATGAAGGTAGAGACTTCTGCTTGTCTGCCACTATATTTGCTACATTGCTCAGTTGAATGATATCCGTCTGTTTCAATAACATCTATGTGTGCATGTGGACAGCGGTCACAGAATGCAAACACCAGAGACAACTACACTAGACATTCATAGTAGTGATTTGAACAAACTATATAACCTTTGGATAAAGTTTTAACCATTTCCCAGAGCACTTAGGCAGAGACAAGGAAAGGCTACATTAAAAATCATTTCACTGTTCACTGTTCGGTTCAAACATCTTTCCATTCTACAAGAGGTCAGTGTGGGTGACCATGCAAGACCAGCAAAGCTTATTAAAGACAAGGGGCACCCCACTTGTGGGGAGTTAGAACTATATCCATTCTGTTCGTAAGTTATGCGCTTGCAtagatggtgccatttcatgcACTCTAGAACAGGTGGAACACTTGTGTTTGGGTTACTGCCACCTGGTGTGCAGAGACAGCATATTTAGACCCCCTCGAAGCATGAACTACAGAGTGTCATGGTGGAGTAAAGGAATGGTTTGAACTTTCAATAGATTTACTCAATTCTAGGGGTGGGTGAAAACACACACTATCCTCTTAACACTAGTGAAGTCTGAGCAATGAGTGGTGTGTTCATCTTTCCATTTCCCTCTAATGAAGAAAACATTCAGTAGTGTGCGAGGCAGTGTGATTGGGTAGTGTGAGCTGCAGTGTGATTGGGTAGTGTGAAACTAGCCACCTGCATCCCAAGTTGCTGAAGCTGAATGAGTGGTCACTCTCAGCTGACTTCAGCTGATGCCACCTTGGCTCTGGGTTGccatattttgtttattttgattattttctttattttttatatgAAGGAATTTTATTGTACTAAAGCAATAAGAGGACTGAACCGACATCCATAACAAGTTCCACACAAAGGCTTTGAATAAGTCTTAATTCAATATTGTTCTACATGTCACAACGCCAATGCCCTATTATCTCCCATTAGCTTGCAAGCTATGGGCAGAAAAATGCTTCACCCTGCTACGTTCAGTGTTAGAGACTGCACCTGGTTAACTACTATTTGAGTACTCAAATGTTTTCCTCAAAGTGAGACGCAGCACTTCTGAGATATGGCGGGAATTTTCCTGGTGTGCACTGCTCGCCACATGCTGCCAAGAACACATTCTGTTGGAACTGGTTCGGCTTGGCGCTTCCCTGCGTGGTGTCTCTGTGGGCCTCACCTCAAGGGTTTGTGAATGCTGCCTGTGGCCAATGCTCTACAGCGCAACGTGGTTATGTCAAAAAACTGTCCATTTTACTGCTTTATTGATGTTTAGACTATTTATTGTACTGTATGTATATTGTGGATGCATGgatctttatatatattttggagtgacacacacatatcGGTCTTGAACTAGAGAATGTACTGTATTAGGAACATTAAAGTCTATATTTTCTATATCTGCTGTATGAGGGGTCAAAGGGAGCGGGCAGGACTGTTGATCCATCATACGGAGTACAAGACCACACCAGAGCTGCTGCCAGGTCTGCAAACAACCGCCAGTGTTCCACTGTGCTGCCCTTcactgctagtgtgtgtgtgcatgggtgtgtgtgtgtgtgtgtgtgctcatgcaaGACTGAACACTAATTTACGTGTTTAAGAGTGCATAGAATTCTCTGTGTATTTGTCCCTTGCGTGTCCTGACCTGCCCACCCTGAAGTTCTGGAAAGTCTCTGACATGGTTTACAGCATCAAGATGGATGCTGCTGTTTATATGGAATTAAAACATGTATATGAATGCAAGTGTGCTGTCACCTTCTTCATTCTCTGGCTTCTTACTCATGTGAAGTTCTCACAATCCTCACAGAAATGTTACTGTAACAATATGATTATTGTTTGGACAAAATGACCCTTTTTCAGTTGTAAAACCAACAGCATAACTTCATTCATGGGTTCAGTACAGAGGACCATTCACAATCCATCCCTCAGCACATTTTCCCCTTTCAACTGTATATGGTGGGCTTTGAAGCTGTAGTCATGGAAACAATTCCAGTAAAATAGGCAATAGACGTTTTTAAGGAAGTTACATTAAAGCATTGACTGCTTGTGCTTTTCAGCTGATCCACAAACACCCTGCAGTATacatcagagccagtgttttgtcacatttatcatgtttataTAGCACATCTAAACACCagtacttttatttattattttaagtgATATGAAGTCCACTTAGTAAATGGTGCCCTCTACTGGTAAGAAGTAAACTTGCATTTTTAGGTTTTTATTTATTACACTAGCCTTCTGAGATTTTAGAGATACAGCACCTTGGATCAGCCCAAAACATTCAAATAGTTGCTTTAGTTATATGAGTGTATACTCACAATTATGCAGTGCATATTCCCATATGATactacactcactggccacattaggtacaccttgctagtaccgggttggacccccttttgccttcagaactgccttaatccttcatggcatagattcaacagggtactggaaacattcctcagagagtctgttGGTCCgcattgacatgatagcatcacaatgttgctgcagatttgtcagctgcacatgcATGATGAAAATCTCCCGTTCCACAATATCCCAAAGGTGCtttattggattgagatctggtgattgTGGTGGACATTCAAGTACAATGAACTCAGTCACATAGTCATGTTCAAGAagccagtctgagatgattcacacttTATGATATAccgtgttatcctgctggaagtagccatcataagatgggtacactgcggttataaagggatggacatggtcagcaacaatactcaggctgtggtgttgacacgatgCACAATTGGTATTAATAGGCCCAAAGTGGGCCAGAAAAATATCCCTCACACCAttgtaccaccaccaccagcctgaaccactgATACAAGGCAGAATGGATCCAAGTTTTCGTGTTAttgacaccaaattctgaccctaccatccaaatgtcacagcagaaatcaagactcatcagaccaggtaatgtttttccaatcttctattgtccaattttggtgagcctgtgcgaattgtgGCCTGTTTCCAGTtcttgtggtcttctgctgctgtagcccatccacctcaaggtttgacgtgttgtgcgtgcagagatgctcttctgcatgcctcggttgtatcGACTgcttatttgagttactgttgccattctatcagctcgaaccagtctggccattctcctctgacctctggcaccaacaaccatgccacgttcaaagtcacttaaataatttttctttcccattctgatactcggtttgaactgcagcagattgtcttggccatgcctacatgcctaaatgcattgagttgctgccaagCAATTGGcagattcgacatttgcgttaatgagcagttggacaggtgtacctaataaagtagccggtgagtgtatatccCCTGTGTATACTAATGTTCATTTTACACTTTACAACTCTATAAAACATAGCAAAGTGAGATTAGGTTCAGAAATCAACCCAAATATACATTCAAGAGGCTAAACTCCAAAATTCTGAAAAGGTTCGCTTATATTCTCCAAATAAAATTTTTATTCTCCACTAAGCCTCATTCTGCTATAGCTCAACCTGGACTAGCCTGTAACAATGGTGCCcaacacacataaaacaaagACGTGGACTATGAGGTCTACAGTATAACTGAGATTTTCATAACCATCTGTGTTTCATATTGCTTAATTTCCTGTTTATAGAAGCAATGAGTCTCAGTTTCAAAGAGCTTTATATATAGGTTAGATAAACTTACTGACCTGCGTCTTATATACCAAGAATGTTATTAAAAACATACTATACACCCTATACTCTTCCTCTGTATTCTCCACCTCCATAGagatttcttcctctctctagtGAGATAAATGTTCTGCATGACGAAGGTCTGATTATGAGATTAACTCTGTTAATATATTAATCTTGATATTATGGAAGATTAATGAGAGAATCCAAGCTATTTTTGTCCTCTGTGCACAGTAATATGAAATTTCTCAGATTAGAATGATTCTTAAATCACTTTTATCCTGGATGGGGAACTCTGACCATGCTCTTGCCTTATGACTACAGTATATATGTTTAGAACAGTCATGGAAATTTGGTAGAATAGTATTGATATGGCATCATTAAGGATGGCAGTAGACAGATGTGAAGTCATCTTTTGCtgcaggaggagatggaggtgtgcAGGGTGTAGAATGGCAGGTTAAGATGGTGGTACAACCCTTTGAGTTGCCATGCATGGAGCTGCAGAACATTctcagtgaggaagaggagggcctCCTGCACGGCTGGCCGCAGCAGCTGATAGGTTGGAAGAGACACGACAAGCAGGCAGAACTTCTCCTGAGGAGACGTGAAACAAATTTGAGTAATAGTGAGTTTCCCCTGTACTATCAAGCATTTTGTATATTATATTCGTACCCGGTTGTTTGCTTGTAGTGGACATTGTGAGCATGAAGATGGTGGACTTATGTGGAGTGTGTATAAAGGCAAGCATATTCACTCTACCCATGTGTCTTATTTGTGTACTTTACAGTTGAATGTCTTGCCATATGATATTATGCCATGTGTGGGTCAGTGTATTTATCCAGCTCATAAATGACATCAATTTTGATTTAGGTAAATTTGTATGAACACTATTTTGTATTTCATACCTTGGAATATTGTTCCCTTTTTTTGGTTAAGTTGTTAAAGTAGGAGATCTTCTGCAAAATGCTCTCAAATGTCTTATAATTGTCACCTCCTACTTCACTGGCCTCTTTTTTCAGTAGAGTGAACCTAAGAATGTGCATGCTACATGGTAATTCTCATCATCTCACAAACATTTGTCAGATTTCTAATCACAATACACAGCGTGTCCCTCCTAGTGAGGTAACAGCCATGCCATGAACAACCTTTGAAGGAAACTTTTACACATGAGAGAAGATTATTTCTGACAAATAAAAATATGGTGTGAACTGATCAGACTATTCCCAGATCTGAGAAGAATTAAGAGGATTTTACCAAACATCAGTGAGAAAACATGGAGTGGAGGAAAACAGGGTTTTACCAGACATCAGTAGATGACTTTGGCTCTTTGAACTTGTTCCTCATGGAAAACAACAGTGTGGAGAGACAAGTTTTGTTTTTGGAGGTCATTAAGGTATTCAAAAGGGTTTTCATTCATTCCTCTTGGTTTCTGTCAAAATGTTAGGCAACAAATACGGTTGAACCAAAGACAGGTCTGAAACCTCTATATTTTATGTTATGGAACAGAACTGAGTGAGGCTTACTTTTTCTTCTCCAAGACTAATGTCTCCATCTGGGTGTTCAAAAGGTTCTTGGCATCAAAAAACTCCATCTTGAATCTGTCTAATATGTTGATCTGATCTTTTGGACTGAAGGAAGAGATGTGATGTGTTATTTCAAGTCTTGGATACATCTTTCAGCATAAATTCGGCTTTAACAATATAGGCCAGGGGTcagcaacctttgagacacggagtgccaactttaacatgtctagtcaatgagtgtgccgagTAGCAagcgaatgtaagttgttgagcgggggaggTCAATGTAAGCGAGAgtgtaagggcgtactcacactaggcacggtttgcttgttccgtgctggggcccggttatccctcctccccactccccctctggcctgcactcacactggctttatcaaccgggcccgagcacgcttacgtcatcacaacatgactttatttggaataaaagcgcgctcgcacaaaactatggagttcacaattctctttttattgtatttttggagtcattttgggagtgcagaaacacggtgcaagcacagatttatc is a window from the Brachyhypopomus gauderio isolate BG-103 chromosome 13, BGAUD_0.2, whole genome shotgun sequence genome containing:
- the gfod1 gene encoding glucose-fructose oxidoreductase domain-containing protein 1; this encodes MLPGVGVFGTSLTARVIIPLLKNEGFSVKALWGRTQEEAEELAKEMNVPFYTNRIDDVLLHQDVDLVCINLPPPLTRQIAVKTLGIGKNVICDRTATPLDAFRMMSAAQYYPKLLSIMGNVLRFLPAFVRMKELLEEGYVGELLVCEAQVHSGSLLGKKYNWSCDELMGGGGLHSVGSYIIDLLTFLTGRRAAKVHGFLKTFVKQTDHIRGIRQITSDDFCTFQMALEGGACCTVTLNFNVPGEFRQEVVVVGADGRLTVSGADLYGQKNSGEVGRELLLKDCTPLGDALLPDKAFSDIPSPYLTGTIHMVQAVRQAFQDQDDRRTWDGRPLTMAATFEDCLYALCVVDAIKKSSKCGEWQNIVVMTEEPEVNPAYLISEAMRRSRMSLYC